In a genomic window of Mastacembelus armatus chromosome 3, fMasArm1.2, whole genome shotgun sequence:
- the ap1g1 gene encoding AP-1 complex subunit gamma-1: MPAPIRLRELIRTIRTARTQAEEREMIQKECAAIRSSFREEDNTYRCRNVAKLLYMHMLGYPAHFGQLECLKLIASQKFTDKRIGYLGAMLLLDERQDVHLLMTNCIKNDLNHSTQYVQGLALCTLGCMGSSEMCRDLAGEVEKLLKTSNSYLRKKAALCAVHVIRKVPELMEMFLPATKNLLSEKNHGVLHTSVVLLTEMCERSPDMLAHFRKLVPQLVRILKNLIMSGYSPEHDVSGISDPFLQVRILRLLRILGKSDDDSSEAMNDILAQVATNTETSKNVGNAILYETVLTIMDIKSESGLRVLAINILGRFLLNNDKNIRYVALTSLLKTVQTDHNAVQRHRSTIVDCLKDLDVSIKRRAMELSFALVNGNNIRGMMKELLYFLDSCDPEFKADCASGVFLAAEKYAPSKRWHIDTIMRVLTTAGSYVRDDSVPNLIQLITNSVEMHAYTVQRLYKALLDDISQQPLVQVASWCIGEYGDLLVSGQCEEEEPIQVTEDEVLDVLEGLLVSNLSTPVTRGYALTAIMKLSTRFSSVNRIKKVVSIYGSSIDVELQQRAVEYNALFKKYDHMRPALLERMPIMEKTATNGPTEIVQTNGETEPSAVEPKHPPPVTQPANQANDLLDLLGGNDVVSVIQPTMPTKPASAGGELLDLLGDLSLSGGPAPAPAPSVPTSQPSFLLDGLSSPPLFNDIAAAGIPPMTAYNKNGLKIDFTFERANPNPNIAVITIHASNSTEADMTDFVFQAAVPKTFQLQLLSPSSNVVPALNQGTVTQVIRVLNPQKQQLRMRIKLTYTHKGSPVQDLAEVNNFPPQSWQ, translated from the exons ATGCCAGCTCCGATCAGACTGCGGGAGCTGATCCGGACTATCCGGACAGCACGGACCCAGGCAGAGGAGCGAGAGATGATCCAGAAAGAGTGTGCTGCTATCCGCTCATCTTTTAGAGAGGAAGATAATACATACCGTTGCAGAAATGTGGCGAAGCTACTTTATATGCACATGTTGGGCTACCCAGCACACTTTGGGCAG CTGGAGTGCCTGAAGCTGATTGCGTCCCAGAAGTTCACTGACAAGCGAATAGGTTATTTGGGAGCTATGCTACTGTTGGATGAGAGGCAGGACGTTCACCTACTAATGACAAATTGCATTAAAAA TGACTTGAATCACAGCACACAATACGTCCAGGGCCTGGCCTTGTGCACTCTGGGCTGCATGGGTTCCTCAGAAATGTGTCGTGACCTGGCAGGGGAAGTAGAGAAGCTGCTTAAAACATCCAACTCCTACTTAAGAAAAAAA GCAGCTTTGTGTGCAGTTCATGTCATCAGGAAGGTTCCTGAACTTATGGAAATGTTCCTTCCAGCCACAAAAAACCTGCTGAGCGAGAAGAACCATG GTGTTCTCCATACATCAGTTGTCCTCCTCACTGAGATGTGTGAAAGAAGTCCTGACATGCTGGCCCATTTCAGAAAG CTGGTCCCACAGTTGGTGAGAATCCTGAAGAACTTAATCATGTCTGGATACTCTCCTGAGCATGATGTGTCAGGCATAAGCGACCCTTTCCTGCAG gtGCGAATATTGAGGCTACTGCGAATTTTAGGCAAGAGTGATGATGACTCCAGTGAAGCAATGAATGACATTCTTGCACAG GTTgcaacaaacacagagacaagtAAAAACGTGGGCAATGCAATCCTGTACGAGACTGTACTGACAATAATGGACATCAAGTCTGAAAGTGGACTGAGG GTCTTGGCCATTAACATACTAGGTCGCTTTCTTCTCAACAATGACAAGAATATAAG ATATGTGGCATTGACATCCCTACTAAAGACTGTACAGACAGACCACAATGCAGTGCAGAGGCATCGGAGCACCATTGTGGATTGTTTAAAAGACCTGGATGTGTCTATCAAGAG ACGTGCAATGGAACTGAGCTTCGCTCTTGTGAATGGCAACAACATTCGAGGCATGATGAAAGAGCTGCTCTACTTCCTGGACTCCTGTGACCCAGAATTCAAAGCGGACTGTGCATCAGGAGTCTTTCTAGCTGCAGAGAA GTATGCTCCTTCGAAAAGATGGCACATAGACACCATCATGAGAGTCCTGACAACA GCGGGGAGCTATGTGCGAGACGATTCTGTTCCCAACCTCATTCAGCTCATCACCAACAGTGTGGAGATGCATGCCTACACAGTACAGAGACTTTACAAAGCACTGCTGGATGACATATCACAG CAACCTCTAGTGCAGGTGGCATCCTGGTGCATAGGAGAGTACGGGGACCTGCTAGTATCTGGACagtgtgaggaagaggagccTATCCAG GTGACTGAGGATGAAGTTCTGGATGTGCTAGAAGGCCTCCTGGTGTCCAACCTGTCCACACCTGTGACTCGGGGTTATGCTCTTACTGCCATCATGAAACTGTCTACTCGCTTCAGTAGTGTGAA CCGAATCAAGAAGGTGGTTTCGATATATGGCAGCAGCATCGATGTAGAGCTTCAGCAGAGAGCTGTGGAGTACAATGCACTTTTCAAGAAGTACGACCACATGAG GCCAGCTCTCCTTGAGCGCATGCCTATTATGGAAAAAACCGCTACTAATGGCCCCACAGAGATTGTACAGACAAATGGAGAGACAGAGCCCTCTGCTGTGGAACCAAAACATCCACCACCTGTCACTCAGCCAGCCAACCAG GCTAATGATTTGTTAGACCTGCTGGGGGGTAATGATGTGGTATCAGTAATCCAGCCTACGATGCCCACCAAGCCTGCGTCAGCTGGAGGAGAGCTGCTTGATCTGCTGGGTGACCTCTCATTAAGTG GTGGTCCAGCCCCTGCTCCTGCTCCCTCAGTGCCCACTTCCCAACCCTCTTTCCTCTTGGATGGCCTCTCCTCACCGCCCCTGTTTAATGACATTGCTGCTGCAG GCATTCCTCCTATGACTGCATACAACAAGAATGGTCTGAAAATAGACTTCACATTTGAGAGAGCTAACCCCAATCCAAACATCGCAGTCATCACAATCCATGCTTCCAACTCAACAGAGGCAGATATGACAGACTTCGTTTTTCAAGCTGCAGTACCAAAG ACattccagctgcagctcctctctcctAGCAGTAATGTTGTGCCAGCACTCAACCAGGGAACTGTCACACAGGTCATCAGAGTTCTTAACCCACAAAAG CAACAGCTACGAATGAGGATCAAGCTGACATACACCCACAAAGGCTCGCCCGTGCAGGACCTGGCTGAGGTTAATAACTTCCCCCCTCAGTCCTGGCAGTGA